The genomic segment AATGATCTGTTTTGTTCAGTTATGTTATCTGTTTAAAAATCCCAATTTTGTTCCAGAGCTTTATTATCAGAGGTTTACTGAACAAAAGCATTCTAGCTTTGAATACTAGGCCCCTCATCTGGCAGCTAGTAGTCTCtcagtaagtaaagcacctggtCTTTGTGGGAGTAGTGAAGTCTGTGGAAAGCTGTTCAGATAAACCCCTGAAAGAAGTGACAGCTTGGCTTTTTACAACTACTTAGGCCAATGGCTCTTTCCCAACTGTTGCAAAAATATGGGCAGTTGCCaaaactagaaagaaaaaaaaaatctcaatattATTTCTCCTGTGCAGGCTAAAGTCTTCAACAGTTTTGCTGGAGATCAGTCATACCCTCCCCATTGCAGCGGACATAAATCTTTGACACAGTGATCTCTGCTGTTTTTATTTgtccataatatatatatttttattgtgagaATATAATATTTTCTGACCTCTGTTAACTACCTTGTATTATTTAATCGTAATGTTAGTGCTTGAAAATTATAATGGCACTACTCTGAATACAGTCCGGTTTAACCTGTTTCTCTCTCACCCACCTCCACATTAAAATGTCTTATTCCTGACAGTACTTTATTACTGGGATTTTTGGTCTCCTATTGAACAGGGCTGAATAACTATTCtccattctgtttttaaaaacagtacatgagtatatattataaatagggcttctaaTTTTAAGATTTAACTGATAAACactcaaaaaagaaagaaaagaaaccgGAGACAACTACGTATTTGTGTTAACTTCCCTTGTTCTGGTGCAGTTTTTCTGGATTGTGTTGCTATTGAATTTGAGCAGGTTCTACtaaggtctgattacactgggaGCAGCGGAAAGTGGTAAGCCTTGAGTTTTATTACACTGGCGACAGGAAACCTCGCGGTAGCCTATATGTAAGTGTATTATCACATGTTAATGTTGAGAAAAAATGAATTTGATGAAGGATGTCAAGAAACAAAGgttaaatatatttgtgtatgtgtcttatttaaaaaaacaaaaaaaacaaaaaaacatgcagtgtTTCACCTGTATCATTCTCCAGCGTGgccattatatttatatattatacatacacattacattatataataatgacattatatatatatatatatatatatatatatatatatatatatatatatatatatacacatacacattacattatataataatgacattatatatatatatatatatatatatatatatatatatatacatatatatatatatatacatatatatatacacacacacacacacacacactgtatattaaCACACGTCTGAATCAAACAATGTTATTCCGCACCAAATAAAGATAGTGTGTTTTGCAGGACTGAAttgttaatataatttaaaaacctttacAAAAAATCTCCACGAAATACAACAAGAAGCCCGTCATTACTGAGGCCTCTTTTTTCAACTTTGAAGTGTTTTGCTTGGAGGTCTATGGCATACAGTACGCTATAtagtgtttgttttctgttgcttttcaaatgcaaatattttttactTGACATGTCTAGTTTGGCCGCTATGGTGTCCCAGGTGTCTTGCTTCTTTAGCGTATCCTTATAATAATCTGGACGGGACGTACCATACAGTTGAGGGCATTTTTGCACCCTAAAAAACAGTCCTTCGTTCGCCGTCTCTCACTGTACATAGTGCAAATAACGTCACACAACAACACTTCAGTTGATTGGTCTAGATGGAAATTTACTGTGCGGAAAATCGCTCTGGTTTCAACCCCTCGCGGTTTTCTGCTGCGCCGCTTTTCCGTTCTGTACTCAGTGTAATTGTACCCATTGAGAACAATTGATTCTATTTTTTTGCCGCACGGTTTACCGCTATCCGCTTTCTGTTTTCCACTACCGCACCCAGTGTAATCAGACCACATGAAAACACTAGAAGCAGATGAAAACATTAGAAGTATCGGTCAATTCAATCTTCAGACGCTATTTAaactgtatgaaataaactttttattttatgatCATTTATATAGAGTATGGGGAACTGTGGTACAGAAATGGACATTACTAGTTACCCTCCACACGTTTTCAAAAAGCTGACGCCTACCTGCTCTCATCCTCCTCTGTGGGTATGGCACGCACTGACATGTTGTACTGTCCCAGAACTCAACATTATTACATGGTTTTGGTGAATGGTGGCAACTGGAAGAgatgcattaaaaaatatttaagaagTGGTTTAGCTTGATGTATCATTAGGGAGTATCACGGTCTAATAAAACTTTGACCTAGATTACTATTGAGTCTAAAAACCTATTAAACCTGGGCTTGTGTAAAATTAAAGAGTTTtgtgataaataataaaataaattagtaaGACTGGTTCATATTttccctttaaacttattttgtcACATATGAATGTCTTTTAGACTGGGATATAAAAAGGAAAGGGCAATTTTTACACAACCTAATAAGGGGAAGTGTCACGTGataaaaaaagtcacatgattccCAAGGTATAACGGTGCAGACATGATGTTTGTATCTTAGTTTAAAAActggaatatttaaataaaataaaagggcaATTTTAACACAACTTTCAGTTACCTTATTTTGTTGCCCTGTACTACAttcagtaataatagtaataacaaatatgtattttcaccACTTCCTCTCATCAGGACTCAATCCCCCATGCCTCCTCATTGAACTCACAAACACTCACATACCTGTTGCCTCTGTGGTGGTGGGGAGCATGTCTTCGGATCACTGTAGGTGGCATACACTTGCAGGCTGTGTGATTGGCTACTCCTAAGGTCACAGGCTGTGGCATGTATGTCAGTGGAATGGATATCTGAAAGAGCTACAGAGAGAATGCAAACATACATAAATTAGGTATAATGGCAGTGATATCCAAGCAGTTTCAATATCCCttacacagtcaggggagcgcaggttgaTGTCCTGGCTATGCCAAGTTGGGATTTGACGGCACGGACTGCATCACCTGACTGCCCTACAGCAGCCCCCTACTGACCAGGTGTAGGATGAGCATGAGCAGACACCTGCTAGACTGTCCTTTGTCCTCAAGAGATCAATAGATTGCTGTTGAGCTCCTAGGTGTAAAGAGGTAATCGGCTTGGCAATAGGACTTGGGTATTTGTGAGCATTTGCTGCGTTGAGAGAACATAACTGTACATtcagagcaaataaataaatacatctcttTACTGTTTTAGTGATGTAGGAGACACTCGTGTTTCTGCATGACAGACTTTCTTCACTGCAGCATCCACCACACCTGAAGACAGACACACAAGGTGGCTTGAAGAACACGTTTGTGTTAGTGATCAGCTCCTTGGCAACATCTACGCAGGTCTCCCGGGGCGTGCACTGGATTTTCTGCCACTCATCATCAATGGCTTCAAGAAAAGGACAATGGTAATGTGATTATTCCAAGTAATAGTATGAGAAATACAGCATATAAGAGCCATATCGTAAAGGAATATgttattaaaagtatttttggTGTATCTTGTACTATTTCAAAGAAACTTGTCTCACCCAGTAGTAACTATTCTTGCTAAACAGGCACCTGCCTCATTGGTAGCTTTTGACAatgtgattatttttattttataaaattgcGTGTCACTGTTCTGCAATAGGGTGTAGTTTGACAAATGGTTTAACCAGCGACACAGAAGTGTCTGCCAAATTTAAATATAAAGTGTCATAGCAACATGTCATCTGGAGTTACTAAAAAGCACTTAGACCatgtttcattaaaataaaaatgatattccCTTCAAGTGAGTTACTGCAGATTTTCCTTCAGCAGGAAAACCCAGTGCTATCCAATGTTACACTAAATAATTGGCAACTGGCCAAGTGAGCCTGCCAAGATCCCAGACTCCAGGTCTCTTCATACAGTACACTTGCCTTTCAGAATTTCCAGGTCATAGACGGCAGCAGCATACCGCGTCGAGCGGTGAGAGGTCAGCAAGGGGGAATGGTTCTTGGTCGCGAGCTCCTTGAGTTTCAGTCTGCACTTCCACAGCTTCCAGTCCTCGTAGTGAGTGGTCTGCAGCAGCTCCTCCAGATTCGAGGTAGATCTAATCCTGTGCTCCAAGGCTTCCCTGCTCTTTTTATGTAGTGGGGTGCAAACATGGAATAAATGATAGGCAGACAGACTAACAAAATACTGAGGTGAAGTGGTGTTTCCCTCACCCAAGGGATTTAGAGGCAGTTTTCATTAAGGATCATT from the Acipenser ruthenus chromosome 9, fAciRut3.2 maternal haplotype, whole genome shotgun sequence genome contains:
- the LOC117405792 gene encoding vascular endothelial growth factor D-like, whose product is MKTHCCIIMHLLAVSFVRLMQGAEYDHDTQQSREALEHRIRSTSNLEELLQTTHYEDWKLWKCRLKLKELATKNHSPLLTSHRSTRYAAAVYDLEILKAIDDEWQKIQCTPRETCVDVAKELITNTNVFFKPPCVSVFRCGGCCSEESLSCRNTSVSYITKTLFQISIPLTYMPQPVTLGVANHTACKCMPPTVIRRHAPHHHRGNSCHHSPKPCNNVEFWDSTTCQCVPYPQRRMRAELSPIAELAVCGPFSVFDEDLCECVCRRECPVNYSMNFGNCTCQCSESSETCAQKDKLFDPESCSCRWERECPVKHCQPGRSNKLKNCHCVRERKHRNP